The Stutzerimonas stutzeri DNA window TGGCCCCAGAGCACGAATTTGTTGGTCGGTACGTAGTCCACGCCGTCGCGCATGGTGTGCGCGGGCGTCCGATAGTTGGGATCGAGCCGGTAGATTCGTTCGGCGATGAACTGGGAGTAGAAGACGTAGCCCAGCGCCATGGCGCCCAGGCCGACCAGCAACAACGCGATTGCACTCATCTGGGGATTCCTCGGCGTGCCGCTCGCCGGCGACAACGCAGTCCTGTTTGGCCCTCATGGGGTGATTGTTATGACCGGGCGTCCACGCCGCGGCCTCAGGGGACAGACCAGCGCTCGCCACGGACGTTCCGCCCGCGCGCGAGCGGGCGCGCGGGCAAGCCCAGCGGCAATCTGCTGATACAAGGCTTTTCGCCGCCGCCTGTGGACAGCGGCGAACTCTTGGCCTCGACTGGTTACAAAGATCGGACTGCCATGGAGGATGTGATGACTCAGGCCACACTGCGTCGCGGAGCCACCGACGCGCTCTTCTGGTCACTGATCTATACCGCGCTGTGGGCACTGTTCGCCGCTGGCCAGGGCTGGCTGCTGGGCGTGCCGACGGTGGCGCTGGCGGTTGCCCTGAGCCTGTGGCTGGGCCTGCGCCCGCCGGCCATGCGCCTTGGCGCGTTGCCAGGGTTTCTCACGTTCTTCCTCAGGCACATGCTGCTCGGCGGCTGGGATGTGGCGCGCCGTGCCTTGCAGCCGCGCTGCCAGCTGCAGCCGGCATGGCACCCGTATCCGCTCACCAGCCGCTCGCCACGGGTACGTCTGCTGCTGTCGGCGCTGGTCGGGCTGCTGCCCGGCACGCTGTCCTCGCGCATCGAAGGCGATCATATGCAGGTCCATGTGCTCGACGAGCGCCTGGCCTGGCAACCCACGGTCGCCGAACTCGAACGGCGGCTCGAGCGGCTGCTGGGCGGCCTGGAGCGACGCTGATGGCCCTGTACGCGGCGTTGCTGCTGCTGACCCTGATCATCGGCCTGTGGCGCGTGCTGCGGGGACCGGGGCGGGTCGATCGGCTGCTGGTCGTGCAGCTTTTCGGTACTTCCGGCACCGCACTGCTGCTGGTACTGGCGCAGTGGCAGGGGGCCCCGGCGCTGCGCGACGCCGCGCTGGTGCTGGCGCTGCTGGCGGCGATGGTGAGCGCCGCGCTGGTCCAGCTGCTGCGCCGGAGCCGCCATGAATGAGCTGCTCGCCGCGCTCAGCTGGCTGCTGCTGGCCGGCGGCCTGCTGTTCTTCGCCGCGGGCAGCATCGGCCTGCTGCGCTTTCCCGACACCCTGAGCCGGCTGCACGCGCTGACCAAGGCTGACACCCTCGGTTTTGGCCTCGTGGTGGCCGGGCTCGCGCTGCGCGCCGGCAGCCTGCTGGAAGTCGCGCAAATGCTGCTGATCTGGCTGCTGGTGCTGGCCTCCGGCGCCACCGCCTGCCAGCTGCTGGCACGTCAGCGCGAAGATCAGGGCGCGGCCGGGGAGCGTGATGATGACTGACTGGCTGCTGGACGGTGTGCTCGGCCTGCTGCTGCTCGGCCTGGCCGGCGGCGCCCTGCACGTGCGCCAGCTGTATGCCGGCGTGCTGCTGTTCGTCTCGTTCGGCCTGGTTCTGGCGCTGGTATGGGCGCGCCTGGGCGCTGCCGACCTGGCCCTGGCCGAGGCCGCCATCGGGGCCGGCCTGACCGGTGTGCTGCTGTTCGCCGCGCTGGCCCGGCAGCCATTGGCAGGCAGCGAACCTCGTCTGTCCGGCCGGCGCCGCCTGGCTGCGGTGCTGGTACTGCTGCCGTTGCTGATCGTCCTGTTGCCGCAGCTCGCGCCGCTGGCCGAACAGACCTCGCGGGTGCCGATGCAGATCGATGCGGCCATGGCGCAGAGCGGCGTCGACCATCCGGTGACCGCCGTGCTGCTCAACTTCCGCGCCTGGGACACCCTGCTGGAGCTGGCGGTGCTGCTGCTGGCGCTGCTCGGCGCGCGCCAGCTCGGTCCGCTACGCATGCAGCTGAGCGAGCCCTGGCCTCTGCTGCAGGCCTGGGGCCGCACCCTGGCACCGTTGCTGGTGCTGGCGGGCGGCTATGTGCTCTGGCGCGGCGCGGCCTCACCGGGTGGCGCCTTCCAGGCCGGCGCCTTGCTCGCCTCCGGCATCGTCCTGCTGCGCCTGGCCGGCGCGTTGCCGGTGCTGCGCTGGAGCCAATGGCCGCTGCGGCTGCTGGTGCTGGTCGGCCTGTTGCTGTTCGTCGCGGTGGCGGCGGCCTGCGCCTGGTTCGGTGCGGGCTGGTTGCAGTATCCATCCGGCTGGGCCAAGCCGCTGATTCTCGTCATCGAAGCCGCGGCAACGCTGTCCATCGCCGCCAGCCTCAGCCTGCTGGTGATCGGCGACGAAACGGAGACCGAGCGATGAACGCCACGCTGTTCTGGATCGCCATCGGTTTCGCCCTCTGGCTGCTCGGCCTGCATGGTCTGCTGACGCTGCGTCATGCCCTGCGGCGGATCATCGCGATCAACCTGATGGGCAGTGGTGTGTTCCTGGTGATGATTGCTCTGGCGGCGCGTCATGACCCGAGCGACCCGCTGCTGGTGGCGCTGGTGGTCACCGGGCTGGTGGTGGCGGTGAGTGCCACCGCGCTGGCGCTGCGGCTGAGCAGTGCGCTGGCCGCAGCGAAGGAGCACGAGCGATGAACGCCGCGCTGGCCAGCCTGCTGCTGCCCCTGGGCGGCGGCCTGTTGCTGATCCTGCTGCGCCCGGCCCGCGGCGGGCGCTGGGTGATCGCGCTGAGCCTCGGCGCGCTGCTGGCGGCGATCATGGCGCTGCAGGTGGTGCTCGATCATGGCGAACGCAGCCTGTTCATCGGTGGCTGGGAGGCCGGGCTGGCGATTCGTTTCCGCCTGACGCCTCTGGCCGCGCTGTTGCTGGTGTTCACCGCCGGGCTGCACCTGCTGGTGGCGCTGTATGCCGCGCGCATCGCCCATGCCACCGGCAAGGCGGACTACTGGCCGCTGTCCTGCCTGCTGCATGCGGCGCTGGCGGCGCTGTGGCTGTCGGCCGATCTGTTCAACCTCTACGTGACCCTGGAACTGCTCAGTCTGGTGGCCGTGGCGCTGGTGTCGCTGGCCGGGCGTAAAGCCTGGAAGCCGGCGCTGAACTATCTGCTGCTGTCGCTGGCCGGCTCGCTGGCCTACCTGCTCGGTGTGGCGCTGCTCTACGGGCGCTACGGGCTGCTCGATCTGGCCCTGCTGGCGCGCCTGAGCGAGGCCGACGGCGCGACCCATCTGGCGTTGCTGCTGATGAGCGTGGGGCTGATGCTCAAGGCCGCGCTCTGGCCGTTGCACCTGTGGTTGCCGCCGGCCCACGCCGCGGCGCCGACAGCGGTCAGCGCGCTGCTTTCGGCGCTGGTGGTCAAGGGGCCGCTGTACATCCTCTGGCTGATCTGGAGCGAGATTGCCCCGGCTGAATTCGGCCGCGACGCCGGCCTGCTGTTCGGCACTGCCGGGGTGCTGGCGCTGGTCGCCGGTGGCTGGTCGGCGCTGCGCGCGCCGCGGCTGAAGACGCTGGTGGCCTATTCCACGGTTGCCCAGCTGGGCTATGCGCTGCTGGCCCTCGGCCTGCTGTTGCATCTGCCCGAGCCGCGGCTGCATGCGGCGCTGTGGCTGTTCGTGCTGGCCCATGGGCTGGCCAAGGTGTCGATGTTTCTCGCCGCCGGCGAGTTGCAGACCATTCTCGGCAGCAAGCGGGTCAAGGGCATGAAGGGCGCCAGTCAGAACGTGCCGATCGCGCTGGCCGCGTTCGCCGTGGCCGGCGGCAGCCTGGTGGGCCTGCCGCCCAGCGGCGGCTTTCTGGCCAAATGGTTGCTGCTGCAGCCGCTGTTCGAACAGCCGCAGCACTGGCCGTGGGCGCTGGGCGTGCTGTTCGGCACGCTGATGTCGGCCGCCTACGTATTCCGTGTGGTGGCCCATGGCTTCGATCGCGCGCGGCCGAATCCGCCGAGCATCCATCCCGATCGCCTGGCGCAGTGGCTGGCGCTGCTGCCGGCGTTGCTGGTCTGGGGCCTGGCGCTGATCAGCGAGCCGCTGCTGCTCTGGCTCGGAGGGCTCGGACGATGAACTGGCACGGCCTGCTGCCGCTCGGCATCGTACTCAGCTCGCTACTGCCGGGCCTGGTGATCTTCGCCCTGCGCGAGGACCAGCAGCGCCTGCGGGTCACGCTCAACCTGCTCGGCGTGACGCTCAAGCTGCTGCTGGTCGGCGGCATGCTCTACGGCGTCAGCCAGGGCAGCGAGTATCGTTTCAGTGTGCCGCTGCTGCCAGGCGCACCGCTGGTGCTGCAGGCCGATGCGTTGTCACTGCTGTTCGTCGCGCTGTCCTCGCTGCTCTGGGCGGCCACCACCATCTACGCCATCGGCTACCTGGAAAACTCGCCGCTGCGCTCGCGCTTCTTCGGCTATTTCAGCCTGTGCGTCAGCGCCACCGTGGGCCTGGCGCTGGCGGGCAACCTGGTCAGCTTTCTGCTGTTCTACGAGCTGCTGACCCTGGCCACGTTCCCGCTGGTGGTGCACCGCGGCACGCCGGAGTCGCTGACCGCCGGGCGCGTCTACCTGGCCTATACGGTGGGCGGCGGCACGCTGGTGCTGATGGGTGTGGGGCTGCTGCATAGCCTGGCCGGCACGCCGGATTTCCAGGCCGCCGGCTATCTGCTGGAGCAGGTCGACGAGCACGAGGTGCCGCTGCAGGTGGCCTTCGTCCTGCTGATTCTCGGGCTTGGGGTGAAGGCCGCGCTGATCCCGCTGCATGGCTGGCTGCCGCAGGCGATGGTCGCGCCGGCGCCGGTCAGCGCGCTGCTGCATGCGGTAGCGGTGGTGAAGGCGGGGGCGTTCGGTATCGTGCGGGTGGTCTATGACGTCTTTGGTGCCGAAGCGCTGACCCGGCTGGATCTCACCAGGCCGCTGCTCTGGCTGGCCGCGGCCACCATCCTCTACGGCTCGCTGCGCGCCTTGCAGCAGCAGGAGCTGAAGAAGCGCCTGGCCTACTCGACCATCAGCCAGGTGTCCTACGTGACCCTCGGCGTCGCGCTGCTCGGACCGATCGCCGCCGTGGGCGGCCTGGTGCATCTGGTGCATCAGGGGTTGATGAAGGTGACGCTGTTCTATTGTGCGGGCAACTTCGCCGAAACCCTGGGGATTCACCGCATCCGCGAGATGGATGGCGTTGGCCGACGCATGCCCTGGACCATGGCGGCGTTCTCCATCGGTGCGCTGGGCATGATCGGCATTCCGCCAATCGCCGGCTTCATCAGCAAATGGACGCTGGGCCTCGGCGCGCTGGAGGTCGGACAGGACTGGGTGCTGCTGGTGCTGCTCGGCTCGGCGCTGCTCAACGCCGCGTACTTCCTGCCGCTGCTGTGGCGCGGCTGGTTCGCCGAGCCGGCCGACTGGCACGAGGACCGATGGGCCGGCGAGCGCTTCGAGACTCACTGGATGCTGCTGCTACCGCCCCTGCTCACCGCGCTGCTGTCGCTGCTGGTCGGGTTGCTGGCCGCCACGGCGCTCAGCCCGCTGGGCTGGAGCCAGTTGATCGTCGAGCGGGAGTTCGCCATATGAGCGCCTGGCTCTGGCTGCTGGTGCCCTTCGCTCCGCTGCTGGGTGCGGCGCTGCTGCCATGGCTGCGCGAACGCGCCCTGCCATGGCTGTGGCTGAGCGGCCTGCCGGCGCTGCTGGCCGCGCTGCAACCGCCGGTGGCGCTGGAGCTGCCCTGGCTGTGGGAGGGGGTGCGCTGGGGCGCGGACGATGTCCTGACGCGCGCCTGGCTGGGGTTTTCCGCCGTGCTCTGGACCTGCGCGGCGATCTTCGCCAGCAGCAGCCTGGGCAACGGGGCGGGGCGATTGCGCTTCTGGATGTTCTGGCAGCTGGCCGTGGCCGGCAATCTGCTGCTGATCATCGCCACCGATGCGCTGAGTTTCTACCTCGGCTTCAGTGCCATGAGCCTGTCCGCCTACGGGCTGATCGTCCATCGCGGTGGGCCGGGGCCACGGCGGGCGGGGCGGCTGTACCTGCAACTGGCGATCTGCGGCGAAATGCTGCTGCTCGCCGGGCTGCTGTTGCGCACCCAAGCCGCCGACCAGGCCTTCGACTTCGCCAGCTGGCAGGCGCAACCGATCGATCATCTGACCCTGGCCCTGCTGCTGCTCGGCCTCGGCCTGAAGGCCGGCTTCTGGCCGCTGCACGTCTGGCTGCCGCTGGCCCACCCCGAGGCGCCGGCGCCGGCCAGCGCAGTGCTCTCCGGGGCGATGCTCAAGGCCGGCATCCTCGGCATCTGGCGCTGCGTGCCGGAGACCGACCCGACGCTGACCGCCTGGAGCATGCCGTTGCTCCTGATCGGCCTGTTCGGTGCGCTCTATGCCGCGGCGCTGGGACTCTGTGCCGGCAAGTCCAAGGCCGTGCTGGCCTGGTCGTCGGTGAGCCAGATGGGCTGGCTGCTGATGGTCCTGGCGCTGGCCTGGAGCCTCGAGGCGCCGTCCCCCGCGCTGCTCACGCTGCTGGTGCTGTTCGGCGTACATCACGGGTTGGCCAAGGGTGCGCTGTTCCTGGCCGCCGGGATGGTGCACGAGGGGCGCCTGCCACGCCCGGGCTGGCTGCTGCTGGTCCTGCCGGCGCTGGCGATCATGGGGGCGCCGCTGACCAGCGGGGCGGCGGTGAAATACCTGTTCAAGGACGCCCTGCACGACAGCCTTTTCGCCGCCTGGACGCCCTGGCTGACGCTGGCCAGCTTCGCCACCGCGCTGTTGCTGTTGCGCGCGCTCTGGCTGATGTGGCGCGACCAGCAGCATGCCAGCGCACCACCGGCGGCCGGGCAATGGCTGCCCTGGGCGCTGCTCAGCCTGGCGTCGGTGGCGCTGCCTTGGCTGTGGTCGGCCCTGCGCGAGCCGTTGCTGGCGGGGTTGTATCCGGCCGGCCTGTGGGCAGCGCTGTGGCCATTGCTGCTGGCCGTCGTGCTGGCGGGGCTGGCCTGGCAGCGCCACTGGCGTGTGCCGGCGCGCCTGGCCCGGCTGCCGAATCCGGCACTGTCGGCTTCGCTGGCGCTGACCCGGCTGCTGCGGCAGCCGCCATTGCCCGAGCCGTCGGTCCGCCTCGATGGGAGCCGCTGGCGACAGCGTGAACGGCGCTGGAATCGCCGCTGGGAAGGCGGCGCGCTGACCCTCAGCGCCTGGCTGCTGGTGCTGTTGCTCTGGCTGGGCTGGTGGTGGTGATCAGGGCAACGCCTTGTCGGCGTAGGGGCGGGTATCCAGGCCCAGCTGGGCGCGGAAGCTTTCCATGTCGAACATGGTGCAGATCTCCTGCACCTGCTGCGTCGGGGTGATGGTCCAGAACGCCATGGCGGAGATGCTCAGCACCTTGTCGCTGGGCGGGTAGCCGAACGCCGCATGCTCGATGGTGCCGATCAGCGTGCTCCAGGTGACCACCCGGTTGCCTTCGGCGATGCATTCTTCGACCACCACTTCCAGCTCCGGCATGGCGTGACGGATCTGCCGGACCATGTCGAGAAACTCGGCACTGACCAGCGGCCGGCCGATAAAGGAGCTCTTGTAGAGAAAATCCTTGCTGTGCAGATGCTCGGCGAGCGCCAGGTGCCCGCGGTTCCAGGTCAGGTCGATGTGCTGACGGACGAGTTTCTTGCGGTCATCCAGTGACATGCGCGTTCCATGAGGCTGCAGGTGGCTCGGTAGCGAACTCTAGCAGCGGCCGGGACGCAACGGGAGTGCCGTTCGTTCAGTCGGCGCGCAGCCGTACCTGGAAAGCCGCGCCGCCAAGGGGCGACTCGCCCAGGCTGAGTTCGCCGCCGTAGCTGTCGAGGATGTCCTTGACCACGGCCAGGCCGATGCCCTGGCCGGGATGCTGGGCGTCGAGGCGTTCGCCGCGACGGATAATCCGTGCGCGCTGGTCCACCGGCACGCCGGGGCCGTCGTCCTCGATGCCCAGCAGCAGGTCGCCGTCATGCGTGCGGGCGCTGATGCGGATCTGCCCAAGGCACAGCCGGTAGGCGTTTTCCAGCAGGTTGCCGAGCAGCTCCATCAGCGCGCCCTGTTCCATCGGTACGACACAGGGCTCGACCAGCTGCACGTCGATCTGCACGCGCTTGTCGCGATAGACCTTGTCCAGCGTGCTGCACAGGCTGTCGAGCAACGGTCGCAGTTCGACCCGGTGGCGCACCAGGCCGCTCTTGCCGAGGCTGGCACGCTGCAGCTGATAGCCGATCTGCTGGCTCATGCGCTCGATCTGCGCCTGCATCACCTGCGCCTGCTCGCGGCTTTGGCTCTGCGCCGAGAGCGTCTCGCCGACGCCCTGCAGCACGCTGAGCGGGGTTTTCAGGCTGTGCGCCAGATCGCCCAGGGAGTTGCGGTACTGCTCGCGCTGGCGACGTTCGCTGTCCAGCAGGCGGTTCAGCGAACGGGTCAGGCGCAGCAGTTCGCGCGGGTGGTCGTCGCTCAGACGCTCGCGCTGCCCGGCTTCGACCTGGTCGAGTTCGGCGCTGACCCGCTTGAGCGTGCGAAAGCCCCAGGTCAGGCCTAGCCAGAGCAGCGCCAGCAGCACCAGCAGACCGCTGCCCAGCCAGAGATAGAGCTGCCGGCGAAATTCCTCGAACAGGCTGAGGTACTCGCTGGTCGGCTGCATGGTGACGAAGCTGAAGGCGTTGTCGCGGCTGCCGGCCAGGTGCAGTTCTACGTCGTAGACGAAGTACTCCACGCCATCGGCATCGCGCACCCGCAGGAATTCGGTGGCGCCGCCCTCATAGCGCGGACGGTAGTCGATGCGCTCGTCGGCAGCCGAGCGGGAATGCCAGATCAGCTCGCCGCGGCGGTCGTAGATGAAGCCGAGCAGCTGTGCATCCGGCAGGTCGAACTCCTCGTCCGGCAGCCGCTCGGGCATCTGCAGCCGGCCGCCTTCGACCTGGGCGGCGGTGATCAGGGTGCTGGCATCGGCCGCCAGGCGCTGTTCGATGACCTTCTCGAAGGTCAGGCTGAAGGCGCCCTGCAGTGCGGGCAGCAGTGCCAGCATGAACAGCGCGGCCAGGCTCGCGGCGCCGAGCATCAGCCGCAGGCGCAGCGACATGGCGCCGGTCAGGCGGGTTCGCACGCGCGCCTGCAGCCGGCGCCAGCGTCGGCTCATCGGCAGCGCTCGGTGAACAGATAGCCGAGGCCGCGTACGGTTTCGATGGGTTTCATCGCGCACTGCGCCTCGAGCTTGCGACGTAGCCGTCCGACCAGCACCTCGATCACGTTTGGATCGCGCTCCTCGTCGCCGCTGTAGAGCTGTTCCATCAGCCGCTCCTTGGCCACCACCTGCTGCTGATGACGCATCAGGTATTCGAGGATGCGGTATTCGTAGGCGGTCAGCGCCAGCGGCTCGCCGTTGGCCGTGGCCTGTTTGCGGTTGAGGTCCAGCAGCAGCGG harbors:
- a CDS encoding NADH-quinone oxidoreductase subunit K, encoding MNATLFWIAIGFALWLLGLHGLLTLRHALRRIIAINLMGSGVFLVMIALAARHDPSDPLLVALVVTGLVVAVSATALALRLSSALAAAKEHER
- a CDS encoding cation:proton antiporter → MNELLAALSWLLLAGGLLFFAAGSIGLLRFPDTLSRLHALTKADTLGFGLVVAGLALRAGSLLEVAQMLLIWLLVLASGATACQLLARQREDQGAAGERDDD
- a CDS encoding monovalent cation/H+ antiporter complex subunit F; translation: MALYAALLLLTLIIGLWRVLRGPGRVDRLLVVQLFGTSGTALLLVLAQWQGAPALRDAALVLALLAAMVSAALVQLLRRSRHE
- a CDS encoding complex I subunit 5 family protein, with amino-acid sequence MNWHGLLPLGIVLSSLLPGLVIFALREDQQRLRVTLNLLGVTLKLLLVGGMLYGVSQGSEYRFSVPLLPGAPLVLQADALSLLFVALSSLLWAATTIYAIGYLENSPLRSRFFGYFSLCVSATVGLALAGNLVSFLLFYELLTLATFPLVVHRGTPESLTAGRVYLAYTVGGGTLVLMGVGLLHSLAGTPDFQAAGYLLEQVDEHEVPLQVAFVLLILGLGVKAALIPLHGWLPQAMVAPAPVSALLHAVAVVKAGAFGIVRVVYDVFGAEALTRLDLTRPLLWLAAATILYGSLRALQQQELKKRLAYSTISQVSYVTLGVALLGPIAAVGGLVHLVHQGLMKVTLFYCAGNFAETLGIHRIREMDGVGRRMPWTMAAFSIGALGMIGIPPIAGFISKWTLGLGALEVGQDWVLLVLLGSALLNAAYFLPLLWRGWFAEPADWHEDRWAGERFETHWMLLLPPLLTALLSLLVGLLAATALSPLGWSQLIVEREFAI
- a CDS encoding ATP-binding protein — protein: MSRRWRRLQARVRTRLTGAMSLRLRLMLGAASLAALFMLALLPALQGAFSLTFEKVIEQRLAADASTLITAAQVEGGRLQMPERLPDEEFDLPDAQLLGFIYDRRGELIWHSRSAADERIDYRPRYEGGATEFLRVRDADGVEYFVYDVELHLAGSRDNAFSFVTMQPTSEYLSLFEEFRRQLYLWLGSGLLVLLALLWLGLTWGFRTLKRVSAELDQVEAGQRERLSDDHPRELLRLTRSLNRLLDSERRQREQYRNSLGDLAHSLKTPLSVLQGVGETLSAQSQSREQAQVMQAQIERMSQQIGYQLQRASLGKSGLVRHRVELRPLLDSLCSTLDKVYRDKRVQIDVQLVEPCVVPMEQGALMELLGNLLENAYRLCLGQIRISARTHDGDLLLGIEDDGPGVPVDQRARIIRRGERLDAQHPGQGIGLAVVKDILDSYGGELSLGESPLGGAAFQVRLRAD
- a CDS encoding complex I subunit 5 family protein, producing the protein MSAWLWLLVPFAPLLGAALLPWLRERALPWLWLSGLPALLAALQPPVALELPWLWEGVRWGADDVLTRAWLGFSAVLWTCAAIFASSSLGNGAGRLRFWMFWQLAVAGNLLLIIATDALSFYLGFSAMSLSAYGLIVHRGGPGPRRAGRLYLQLAICGEMLLLAGLLLRTQAADQAFDFASWQAQPIDHLTLALLLLGLGLKAGFWPLHVWLPLAHPEAPAPASAVLSGAMLKAGILGIWRCVPETDPTLTAWSMPLLLIGLFGALYAAALGLCAGKSKAVLAWSSVSQMGWLLMVLALAWSLEAPSPALLTLLVLFGVHHGLAKGALFLAAGMVHEGRLPRPGWLLLVLPALAIMGAPLTSGAAVKYLFKDALHDSLFAAWTPWLTLASFATALLLLRALWLMWRDQQHASAPPAAGQWLPWALLSLASVALPWLWSALREPLLAGLYPAGLWAALWPLLLAVVLAGLAWQRHWRVPARLARLPNPALSASLALTRLLRQPPLPEPSVRLDGSRWRQRERRWNRRWEGGALTLSAWLLVLLLWLGWWW
- a CDS encoding MnhB domain-containing protein, whose product is MTDWLLDGVLGLLLLGLAGGALHVRQLYAGVLLFVSFGLVLALVWARLGAADLALAEAAIGAGLTGVLLFAALARQPLAGSEPRLSGRRRLAAVLVLLPLLIVLLPQLAPLAEQTSRVPMQIDAAMAQSGVDHPVTAVLLNFRAWDTLLELAVLLLALLGARQLGPLRMQLSEPWPLLQAWGRTLAPLLVLAGGYVLWRGAASPGGAFQAGALLASGIVLLRLAGALPVLRWSQWPLRLLVLVGLLLFVAVAAACAWFGAGWLQYPSGWAKPLILVIEAAATLSIAASLSLLVIGDETETER
- a CDS encoding complex I subunit 5 family protein; the protein is MNAALASLLLPLGGGLLLILLRPARGGRWVIALSLGALLAAIMALQVVLDHGERSLFIGGWEAGLAIRFRLTPLAALLLVFTAGLHLLVALYAARIAHATGKADYWPLSCLLHAALAALWLSADLFNLYVTLELLSLVAVALVSLAGRKAWKPALNYLLLSLAGSLAYLLGVALLYGRYGLLDLALLARLSEADGATHLALLLMSVGLMLKAALWPLHLWLPPAHAAAPTAVSALLSALVVKGPLYILWLIWSEIAPAEFGRDAGLLFGTAGVLALVAGGWSALRAPRLKTLVAYSTVAQLGYALLALGLLLHLPEPRLHAALWLFVLAHGLAKVSMFLAAGELQTILGSKRVKGMKGASQNVPIALAAFAVAGGSLVGLPPSGGFLAKWLLLQPLFEQPQHWPWALGVLFGTLMSAAYVFRVVAHGFDRARPNPPSIHPDRLAQWLALLPALLVWGLALISEPLLLWLGGLGR
- a CDS encoding ketosteroid isomerase-related protein, which gives rise to MSLDDRKKLVRQHIDLTWNRGHLALAEHLHSKDFLYKSSFIGRPLVSAEFLDMVRQIRHAMPELEVVVEECIAEGNRVVTWSTLIGTIEHAAFGYPPSDKVLSISAMAFWTITPTQQVQEICTMFDMESFRAQLGLDTRPYADKALP
- a CDS encoding Na+/H+ antiporter subunit E, coding for MEDVMTQATLRRGATDALFWSLIYTALWALFAAGQGWLLGVPTVALAVALSLWLGLRPPAMRLGALPGFLTFFLRHMLLGGWDVARRALQPRCQLQPAWHPYPLTSRSPRVRLLLSALVGLLPGTLSSRIEGDHMQVHVLDERLAWQPTVAELERRLERLLGGLERR